The Vibrio astriarenae genome contains a region encoding:
- the radA gene encoding DNA repair protein RadA: MAKAKRAYVCNDCGADFPRWQGQCNACGSWNTISEVRMAASPTVARNERLSGYAGAADAQVQTLAEIDLQEVPRFSSGFKELDRVLGGGIVPGAAILIGGSPGAGKSTLLLQTMCLLASQMPTLYVTGEESLQQVALRASRLGLPKDNLKMLSETNVDRICQIAEKEQPRLMVIDSIQVMHVSDVQSSPGSVAQVREAATALTRYAKQNNVAVFIVGHVTKDGTLAGPKVLEHIIDCSVLLDGGTDSRFRTLRSHKNRFGAVNELGVFAMTGQGLREVSNPSAIFLSRGEEETSGSSVMVVWEGTRPLLVEIQALVDYSQLANPRRVAVGLEQNRLSLLLAVLHKHGGLQMADQDVFVNVVGGVKVTETSADLALVMALLSSFRDRPLPKDVVVFGEVGLAGEIRPVPSGQERLNEAFKHGFKRAIVPAANMPKGGIEGMQIHGVKKLSEAISAFDEL; the protein is encoded by the coding sequence ATGGCTAAGGCAAAACGCGCATACGTATGTAATGACTGTGGCGCAGATTTCCCTCGTTGGCAGGGACAGTGTAATGCGTGTGGTTCGTGGAACACCATCTCAGAGGTACGCATGGCGGCCTCGCCGACCGTAGCGCGTAATGAACGACTTTCAGGTTACGCAGGCGCTGCTGATGCGCAGGTGCAAACTCTGGCAGAGATTGACTTACAAGAAGTCCCTCGCTTCTCAAGTGGCTTTAAAGAGCTTGATCGGGTGTTGGGTGGCGGCATCGTGCCGGGTGCAGCGATTTTGATCGGTGGCAGCCCTGGCGCGGGTAAGTCAACACTGTTGCTACAGACCATGTGCTTATTGGCTAGCCAGATGCCGACATTATATGTTACCGGTGAAGAATCTCTGCAGCAGGTCGCATTGCGTGCATCTCGTTTGGGTTTACCGAAAGATAATTTGAAAATGCTCTCCGAAACGAACGTCGATCGCATCTGCCAAATTGCGGAAAAAGAGCAGCCTCGATTGATGGTGATTGACTCGATTCAAGTGATGCATGTATCCGATGTGCAGTCTTCACCGGGCAGCGTAGCGCAAGTACGAGAAGCGGCAACGGCTTTGACCCGCTACGCAAAGCAAAATAACGTGGCAGTGTTCATTGTTGGTCACGTAACGAAAGATGGCACACTCGCGGGACCTAAAGTACTAGAGCACATTATTGACTGTTCGGTACTGCTTGATGGTGGTACCGATAGCCGTTTTAGAACTCTGCGTAGCCACAAGAACCGCTTTGGTGCTGTCAATGAGCTTGGTGTGTTTGCCATGACGGGGCAAGGGTTGCGTGAAGTGAGCAATCCTTCTGCTATATTCCTCTCGCGTGGCGAAGAGGAGACTTCGGGTAGCTCGGTCATGGTTGTGTGGGAAGGCACGCGCCCATTGCTGGTGGAGATCCAGGCGCTGGTTGATTACTCGCAACTGGCTAACCCACGACGCGTGGCAGTAGGCCTAGAGCAAAACCGACTTTCTCTATTACTCGCTGTACTGCATAAGCATGGTGGTCTACAAATGGCTGACCAAGACGTTTTCGTAAATGTGGTTGGCGGTGTGAAGGTAACAGAGACCAGTGCTGACCTTGCACTCGTCATGGCTTTACTCTCTAGTTTTAGAGATCGCCCTTTACCCAAAGATGTCGTGGTGTTTGGTGAAGTAGGGCTGGCTGGAGAGATCCGCCCAGTACCAAGTGGCCAAGAGCGATTAAACGAAGCATTTAAACATGGCTTCAAGCGTGCTATTGTGCCCGCAGCAAATATGCCGAAAGGTGGCATTGAAGGGATGCAAATACACGGAGTTAAGAAACTATCCGAAGCGATTAGCGCATTTGATGAGTTGTAA
- a CDS encoding AMP-binding protein — protein sequence MSQPNLAAQQSCTLPPPNELILKWAEEKPNEVYLKQIINRQFVEFTFAEVADKALRLASALQNLGAKPGDRIALISKNCAEWFICDLAMSLGDFVSVPIFPTAAADTIEYCITHSESKILLAGKLDDPAETQEVIDANPDVVSIALPYDTAPKCQHLFSTLIEQNEPTASRPEHYDDKVMSLVYTSGTSGLPKGAMLTYGAFSWSVEQLKSLIGIQDGDRLFSYLPLAHITERVYIFGSSIAGGVCTAFPESLDTFIEDVKMHRPTLFISVPRLWTLFQQRIQDKLPQKKLNILLKIPFINSLIKKKLADGLGLDQARVLGCGSAPVSPALLDWYHSVGLNITEAWGMTESFAYSTLNYPFRADKIGSVGKAGPGIEMKIAEDEEILVRGKGLFSGYYKNDIATQESFNNDGWLHTGDIGSIDSEGYLTIQGRKKDTFKTAKGKFVAPVPIEKKLFEYSRVEMMCLIGSGLPSPVLLVVPHDFPNFDKARYERTTHKVVAKMNAQLESHEQIKGVLMIDDPWSIENGILTPTLKIKRHVLEKKYHDIGQNWPKGTLVQWEENL from the coding sequence ATGAGTCAGCCGAACTTAGCAGCCCAACAATCTTGCACTCTTCCCCCACCGAACGAATTGATCCTTAAGTGGGCTGAAGAAAAACCTAATGAAGTTTACTTAAAACAGATCATCAATCGTCAGTTTGTCGAGTTCACGTTTGCAGAAGTCGCAGACAAAGCGTTGAGGCTAGCCAGTGCCCTGCAAAATTTAGGTGCCAAACCTGGTGATCGTATTGCCCTGATTTCTAAAAACTGTGCTGAATGGTTTATTTGCGATCTTGCTATGAGCCTCGGTGATTTTGTCAGTGTGCCTATCTTCCCAACCGCGGCAGCCGATACGATAGAGTACTGTATCACCCATAGCGAAAGTAAGATTCTGCTTGCGGGTAAACTTGATGATCCCGCGGAGACTCAAGAGGTGATTGATGCTAACCCTGACGTCGTATCTATCGCTCTTCCTTATGATACCGCTCCGAAATGTCAGCACCTCTTTTCAACACTGATTGAGCAGAACGAGCCGACCGCGAGTCGTCCTGAACATTACGATGATAAAGTCATGTCTCTAGTGTATACCTCTGGCACGTCTGGTCTGCCCAAAGGCGCGATGCTGACTTATGGCGCGTTCAGTTGGTCAGTTGAACAACTTAAATCTCTGATTGGTATTCAAGACGGCGATAGACTCTTTTCTTACTTGCCTCTGGCGCACATTACTGAACGCGTTTATATCTTTGGCTCTTCGATTGCGGGCGGCGTATGCACTGCCTTCCCAGAATCACTCGATACCTTTATTGAAGATGTAAAGATGCACCGCCCTACTTTATTCATTTCGGTGCCACGACTGTGGACACTGTTCCAGCAACGTATTCAAGACAAACTGCCGCAGAAGAAACTCAATATTCTGCTGAAAATCCCTTTTATTAATAGCCTAATTAAGAAGAAGCTCGCCGATGGTTTGGGTTTAGACCAAGCTCGCGTGCTGGGGTGTGGTTCAGCTCCCGTCTCTCCAGCTCTGCTCGATTGGTATCACAGTGTCGGCCTCAACATTACTGAAGCTTGGGGGATGACGGAGTCCTTTGCCTACAGCACCCTCAATTACCCATTTAGGGCGGATAAGATCGGCTCAGTGGGCAAAGCAGGCCCTGGTATCGAGATGAAAATCGCTGAAGACGAAGAGATTTTGGTTCGTGGTAAAGGTCTGTTCTCAGGCTATTACAAGAATGATATCGCCACGCAAGAGTCATTTAACAACGATGGCTGGTTACACACTGGTGATATTGGCTCAATTGACAGTGAAGGCTACCTCACTATTCAAGGCCGTAAGAAAGACACCTTTAAAACGGCCAAAGGTAAATTTGTGGCCCCAGTGCCCATTGAGAAGAAGCTTTTTGAATACAGTCGTGTAGAGATGATGTGTTTGATTGGCTCTGGTCTGCCTTCACCTGTGCTGTTAGTCGTTCCACATGATTTTCCTAACTTCGACAAAGCGCGCTATGAGCGCACGACCCACAAAGTCGTCGCCAAGATGAACGCACAGCTTGAATCGCATGAGCAGATTAAAGGGGTGCTTATGATTGACGACCCATGGAGTATTGAGAACGGTATCCTCACTCCAACGCTGAAGATCAAACGTCATGTTCTTGAGAAGAAATACCACGATATTGGTCAGAATTGGCCGAAAGGCACACTAGTACAGTGGGAAGAGAACCTCTAA
- a CDS encoding helix-turn-helix domain-containing protein translates to MKLLHKAYWFGSTPRELAKPMYNEITNYFEIIECGNDISIISEPDIPLCFFFIKSHDDINLFKSLTRICKNLNKKAIVIYSGEVNHQSISTGRYIYSSISTECEDIENWVTSLNLKIRLDYSKYPTSGVIDSTPTLKASNNPDIDQVVSYINSNLPSQLREEAFAEQCHYSVTYFSKVFRKTMGISFRDYVISKRISLAKQMLVEDKQTKVAVVAYQCGYKDVSYFSRIFKKKTGLTPAGYRQQY, encoded by the coding sequence ATGAAACTACTTCACAAGGCCTATTGGTTTGGTTCTACTCCTCGGGAACTCGCAAAGCCAATGTACAATGAGATCACCAACTACTTTGAGATTATCGAATGCGGCAACGATATATCGATAATCAGTGAACCTGATATTCCTCTTTGTTTTTTCTTTATCAAAAGCCATGACGACATCAACCTATTTAAGTCGTTGACCAGGATATGTAAAAATTTAAATAAGAAAGCTATTGTCATTTATTCTGGAGAAGTTAACCACCAATCAATTTCGACTGGTCGCTACATTTACTCTTCTATATCTACAGAATGTGAGGACATCGAGAACTGGGTAACATCACTGAATTTAAAAATACGTTTGGATTACTCTAAATATCCTACCTCTGGAGTTATTGACTCAACGCCTACGTTAAAAGCATCTAATAACCCAGATATTGATCAAGTAGTAAGTTACATTAACTCCAACCTGCCAAGCCAGCTGCGAGAGGAAGCATTTGCAGAGCAATGCCATTATTCTGTCACCTATTTTTCAAAAGTTTTTAGGAAAACGATGGGGATCAGCTTTCGTGACTACGTGATCTCAAAACGGATATCACTGGCCAAACAGATGCTGGTGGAAGATAAACAAACCAAGGTTGCAGTCGTGGCGTATCAATGCGGTTACAAAGATGTCTCGTACTTCTCGCGAATTTTTAAGAAGAAAACAGGGCTAACTCCTGCAGGTTATCGTCAACAATATTGA
- the fusA gene encoding elongation factor G, with product MADLSKYRNIGIFAHVDAGKTTTTERILKLTGQIHKTGEVHDGESTTDFMEQEAERGITIQSAAVSCFWNGHRLNVIDTPGHVDFTVEVYRSLKVLDGGIGVFCGSGGVEPQSETNWRYANESEVSRIIFVNKLDRMGADFFNVVDQVKNVLAANPLVMVLPIGREDDFVGVVDLLSRKAYVWDDSGLPENYEVQDVPADMVDDVEQYREELIETAVEQDDDLMEAYMEGEEPSIEDLKRCIRKGTRDLAFFPTFCGSAFKNKGVQLVLDAVVDYLPAPTEVDPQPLTDKETGEPTGEVATVSAEEPLRALAFKIMDDRFGALTFIRIYSGVMKKGDTVLNAATGKTERIGRMVEMQADERNELTEAQAGDIIAVVGMKNVQTGHTLCDPKHECTLEPMIFPEPVISIAVSPKDKGSTEKMGIAIGKMVAEDPSFQVETDEESGETILKGMGELHLDIKVDILKRTYGVELEVGAPQVAYRETITQPVEDSYTHKKQSGGSGQFAKIDYRIKPGEPNSGFTFSSTVVGGNVPKEFWPAVEKGFEGMMDNGVLAGFPTLDVEVELFDGGFHAVDSSAIAYEIAAKGAFRQSMPKAGAQLLEPIMNVDVFTPEDNVGDVIGDLNRRRGMIKDQQAGTTGVRIKADVPLSEMFGYIGHLRTITSGRGQFSMEFGQYSACPANVAEQVIAEVKERNEKK from the coding sequence ATGGCAGATTTATCGAAATACAGAAACATTGGTATTTTCGCGCACGTTGATGCGGGTAAAACAACTACCACTGAGCGTATCCTTAAGCTAACAGGTCAGATCCACAAAACTGGTGAGGTTCACGATGGTGAATCTACTACTGACTTCATGGAGCAGGAAGCTGAGCGTGGTATCACAATCCAGTCAGCTGCTGTAAGCTGTTTCTGGAACGGTCACCGTCTAAACGTTATCGATACTCCGGGACACGTTGACTTCACAGTAGAAGTTTACCGTTCTCTTAAAGTACTTGATGGCGGTATCGGTGTATTCTGTGGTTCTGGCGGTGTTGAGCCTCAGTCAGAAACTAACTGGCGTTACGCTAACGAATCAGAAGTATCTCGTATCATCTTCGTAAACAAGCTGGACCGTATGGGTGCAGACTTCTTTAACGTTGTTGATCAGGTGAAGAACGTACTAGCGGCTAACCCACTAGTAATGGTTCTTCCAATCGGTCGTGAAGATGACTTCGTTGGTGTTGTTGACCTACTAAGCCGTAAAGCTTACGTATGGGATGACTCTGGCCTTCCAGAAAACTACGAAGTTCAAGACGTTCCAGCTGACATGGTTGACGACGTAGAACAGTACCGTGAAGAGCTAATCGAGACTGCTGTAGAGCAAGACGATGACCTAATGGAAGCTTACATGGAAGGTGAAGAGCCTTCTATCGAAGACCTTAAGCGTTGTATCCGTAAAGGTACACGTGACCTAGCGTTCTTCCCAACATTCTGTGGTTCTGCGTTCAAGAACAAGGGTGTTCAGCTAGTACTAGACGCTGTTGTTGATTACCTACCAGCGCCAACTGAAGTTGATCCTCAGCCTCTAACTGACAAAGAAACTGGTGAGCCAACGGGTGAAGTTGCAACTGTTTCTGCAGAAGAGCCACTACGCGCACTAGCATTTAAGATCATGGACGACCGCTTCGGCGCACTAACGTTCATCCGTATCTACTCTGGTGTTATGAAGAAGGGTGACACTGTTCTTAACGCTGCAACAGGTAAAACTGAGCGTATCGGTCGTATGGTTGAGATGCAAGCAGATGAGCGTAACGAGCTGACTGAAGCACAAGCTGGTGACATCATCGCTGTAGTTGGTATGAAGAACGTTCAAACTGGTCACACTCTATGTGATCCTAAGCACGAGTGTACTCTAGAGCCAATGATCTTCCCTGAGCCAGTAATCTCAATTGCTGTATCTCCGAAGGACAAAGGTTCTACTGAGAAGATGGGTATCGCTATCGGTAAGATGGTTGCAGAAGATCCATCATTCCAGGTTGAGACTGATGAAGAGTCAGGCGAAACTATCCTGAAAGGTATGGGTGAACTTCACCTAGACATCAAGGTAGATATCCTTAAGCGTACTTACGGCGTTGAGCTAGAAGTAGGTGCTCCTCAGGTAGCTTACCGTGAAACTATCACTCAACCAGTTGAAGATAGCTACACGCACAAGAAGCAGTCTGGTGGTTCTGGTCAGTTCGCGAAAATCGACTACCGTATCAAACCAGGTGAGCCAAACTCTGGCTTCACGTTCTCTTCAACAGTTGTTGGTGGTAACGTACCTAAAGAATTCTGGCCTGCAGTTGAGAAAGGCTTCGAAGGCATGATGGACAACGGTGTTCTAGCTGGCTTCCCTACGCTAGACGTAGAAGTTGAGCTATTCGACGGTGGCTTCCACGCAGTTGACTCATCAGCAATCGCTTACGAAATCGCTGCTAAAGGCGCATTCCGTCAGTCTATGCCAAAAGCTGGCGCGCAACTTCTTGAGCCAATCATGAACGTTGACGTGTTCACTCCAGAAGACAACGTTGGTGACGTAATCGGTGACCTTAACCGTCGTCGTGGTATGATCAAAGACCAACAAGCTGGTACTACTGGTGTTCGTATTAAAGCTGACGTACCTCTATCAGAGATGTTCGGCTACATCGGTCACCTACGTACTATCACTTCTGGTCGTGGTCAGTTCTCTATGGAGTTCGGTCAATACTCAGCTTGTCCAGCAAACGTTGCTGAGCAAGTAATCGCAGAAGTTAAAGAGCGCAACGAGAAGAAGTAA
- a CDS encoding prepilin peptidase — protein MILTILIWTNLVVIATYDAREHRIPNILVLTLVVIALLNNWSLFRSSTELTLSILAGCTLFLLSFFLFVLRAMAPGDVKLLGAVGCLLGWPNLGNGVLWICVATVLVGSFYAAYQSAIVSSGRKSTATYIDIPILLNPKAISIAHNVLAKPSPFEKKMVMPFAPIVVIGLSMYSYFS, from the coding sequence ATGATACTCACCATTTTGATATGGACGAATCTCGTAGTAATAGCAACATACGATGCGAGAGAACATCGAATCCCAAACATATTGGTCTTGACTCTTGTCGTTATAGCTTTGCTCAACAATTGGAGCTTATTTCGGAGCTCTACTGAACTGACACTAAGTATTTTAGCAGGATGCACTCTTTTCTTGTTGAGTTTTTTTCTGTTTGTTCTGCGAGCGATGGCGCCTGGTGATGTAAAACTATTGGGTGCGGTTGGTTGCTTGCTAGGTTGGCCAAATTTAGGTAACGGAGTGCTTTGGATATGTGTTGCCACCGTTTTGGTCGGTTCATTTTATGCCGCTTATCAAAGCGCCATAGTGTCCTCTGGACGCAAAAGCACAGCTACCTATATAGACATTCCAATACTATTGAATCCGAAAGCTATCTCTATAGCACATAACGTACTGGCGAAGCCCAGTCCATTTGAAAAGAAGATGGTAATGCCTTTTGCTCCAATAGTTGTTATTGGGTTGTCCATGTATAGCTACTTTAGTTAG
- the cpaB gene encoding Flp pilus assembly protein CpaB: MSKGQIVLLFLLSVVLGLAAVFFAKKWMDGQVQPQVEVEVVEREPVVVAAQEIQPGTILTNQHLTIKLLEKDWRSEDQYISEEDLVGQIADTLILANEIITKPRIALPGEGSTLAALIPDNKRAVTIRVNDVIGVAGFLLPGNKVDVLNTVKLGRNSANTSTILRDIRVLAVDQTAKTDDNKPVIVRAVTLEVSPTEAEKLMTAQSKGDIQLALRNPHDDYKPVAKKRYVAPSVTIIKGTESSKIRVSN; this comes from the coding sequence ATGAGTAAGGGTCAGATAGTTTTATTGTTTTTACTATCCGTGGTTTTGGGTCTTGCAGCTGTTTTTTTTGCTAAGAAATGGATGGATGGACAAGTACAACCACAAGTAGAGGTCGAGGTTGTCGAGCGCGAGCCAGTGGTTGTAGCGGCACAAGAAATTCAGCCTGGCACAATACTAACCAATCAGCACTTGACGATAAAATTGCTGGAAAAAGATTGGCGTAGTGAAGACCAATACATATCTGAGGAGGACCTGGTCGGGCAGATAGCAGACACTCTGATATTGGCCAATGAAATCATTACTAAGCCTCGAATTGCTCTTCCGGGCGAGGGTTCAACACTAGCTGCATTGATACCAGACAATAAGCGAGCAGTTACCATTCGTGTAAACGACGTTATTGGTGTCGCCGGATTTCTATTACCAGGTAATAAAGTGGATGTGTTGAATACGGTTAAATTAGGAAGAAACTCTGCTAATACATCGACGATTTTAAGAGACATCCGAGTGTTGGCTGTAGATCAGACCGCAAAAACGGATGATAACAAGCCGGTTATCGTTCGAGCAGTTACTTTGGAGGTGAGTCCTACAGAGGCGGAGAAGTTGATGACGGCACAGAGTAAGGGGGATATTCAATTAGCGCTAAGAAATCCTCATGACGACTACAAGCCCGTTGCGAAAAAGCGTTATGTAGCACCAAGTGTGACGATAATAAAAGGAACGGAATCCTCGAAAATTCGAGTGAGCAATTGA
- a CDS encoding Flp family type IVb pilin has translation MKQLTKNIKAFMQDEEGLTVVEYVVGAALLVIALGVMFQNWGTILQGELADIFT, from the coding sequence ATGAAACAGTTAACTAAAAACATCAAAGCGTTTATGCAAGATGAAGAGGGGCTCACGGTTGTTGAATATGTCGTGGGGGCTGCGCTCTTAGTTATTGCACTTGGCGTAATGTTCCAAAATTGGGGCACAATTCTACAAGGTGAGCTTGCAGACATATTCACTTAA
- a CDS encoding AAA family ATPase yields MAQVMTEINFDSKQMPQIKAPRVPTTFEEIEVPRVVLDNLMLKQLAAYPKSDVLELTKLIGLNSHIVEEILAGLKRKSLIEVFQADGPSPMQKGLGHIRFGLSEAGSLEADEAFSKDAYLGPAPVSAEQYNKVVVSQDVRLNLISRDDITKALCDVSGSERLIDLLGPAVNSGRALLLYGEAGTGKTYVATRILDSLNSSVFVPYAVYTAGNIVKVLSHQHHKILDDGASSGSLIFEEQFDRRWALCHRPNIQVGGELTMDMLEVNHCDHSRVWMAPLQMMANNGVLIIDDLGRQAVSVDRLLNRWIVPMEHRFDQFVLPNGQQMSIPFILTLAFSTNLAPEDIGDPAFLRRLGYKIEFGPLTEADYLELWSMVCSDKGLDLPEDTLEHLLALHKQRGVSYYPCVPKDLAGISNDIVAFEQSENIVTPTVLSRAWEVYFTAGSKGGSTK; encoded by the coding sequence ATGGCGCAAGTGATGACTGAAATTAATTTTGACTCGAAACAGATGCCTCAAATTAAAGCACCACGAGTGCCGACGACGTTTGAGGAGATAGAGGTTCCGAGAGTTGTGCTCGACAATTTAATGCTCAAGCAACTCGCCGCGTACCCAAAATCTGACGTTCTGGAACTGACCAAGTTAATAGGGCTTAACAGCCATATTGTTGAAGAAATATTGGCAGGTTTAAAGCGTAAGTCTCTAATCGAGGTGTTCCAAGCCGATGGACCGTCACCGATGCAAAAAGGGCTTGGGCATATAAGGTTTGGATTGTCCGAAGCTGGTAGTTTGGAGGCGGATGAAGCTTTTTCGAAAGACGCATACCTCGGCCCTGCCCCCGTTTCAGCCGAACAGTATAATAAAGTCGTAGTATCACAGGATGTTAGACTCAATTTAATATCTCGCGATGATATAACGAAAGCACTATGTGATGTGTCGGGGAGCGAACGTCTCATCGATTTGCTAGGTCCCGCCGTCAATTCAGGCCGCGCACTTTTGCTGTATGGCGAAGCTGGTACAGGTAAGACTTATGTCGCAACACGTATTCTAGATTCTCTCAACTCTTCGGTGTTTGTTCCTTATGCAGTCTACACTGCCGGTAACATAGTGAAGGTGCTTTCGCATCAACACCATAAAATTTTGGATGATGGGGCGTCCTCAGGGAGTTTGATATTTGAAGAGCAGTTCGATCGTCGTTGGGCACTATGTCACAGACCAAATATCCAAGTTGGAGGTGAGCTAACAATGGATATGCTGGAAGTTAACCACTGTGACCACAGTAGAGTGTGGATGGCACCACTACAAATGATGGCAAACAATGGCGTATTAATTATCGATGACCTTGGGCGACAGGCTGTATCGGTCGATAGGCTACTGAATCGATGGATTGTTCCAATGGAGCATCGTTTTGATCAGTTTGTTTTACCTAATGGCCAACAAATGTCTATCCCTTTTATTTTGACGTTGGCGTTTTCAACCAACCTGGCCCCGGAAGATATTGGTGATCCCGCTTTCTTAAGGCGATTAGGTTATAAGATTGAATTCGGCCCTCTCACAGAAGCAGATTACTTGGAACTATGGTCAATGGTTTGCAGTGACAAGGGTTTGGATTTACCTGAAGACACCCTAGAACACCTTTTAGCACTCCACAAGCAGCGCGGAGTTAGTTACTACCCTTGCGTGCCTAAAGACTTAGCAGGAATTAGTAACGATATAGTGGCATTTGAGCAGTCAGAGAACATTGTAACACCAACAGTTTTGAGTCGAGCGTGGGAAGTGTACTTTACTGCTGGAAGTAAAGGAGGAAGCACCAAATGA